In Candidatus Finniella inopinata, the genomic window TCAAGCTATTGGAGAAGCTGACGAAAGCTTTGGTATTCATGTGCCTGAGTTTAAAATTTTAGGCAGTAAAAAAGACGGCATCAGTCGTGTTAGCAGGTATATTTGCCTGGAGAAGCACTTGGCATTCGAAACCAGGCAGATGTTGCCAAAGGCTTTGTTGTGGATGCCTTTATGGCGAATTGGGATTTAGTTGTGGAGGGCAAGAACCTTTGGCTTAGCGGGGGCAAAATTTACCGCATGGATAATGGCGGCGCCCTTCGGTATCGGGCTATGGGGGCTTTTAAGACATTAACAGGTTATGATTTCAGTTCAGCCCTTAGTGACCTTTATACTTTACGGGGTCAGCGCTATCCTCTTGATCCCACTCTTGACATTAATACCTACGGTCAACAGTTTTACGGAACCTTAACTCAGCCTGAGATTTTAAGGCAAATTGAAAAGCTTGTGGCCTTAAAAGACGTTATTTTAAAAACGGCAGATAAGTACAATCAGCTTCTAGGCAGTATTAAAGATTACCCAAAACTGATATCAAACCTAGTGACTCGCTTGAATTCCTTGAAATCGTATCATTATGATCAGGCTATTCCTGTGAATCAATATAGGCAGGCTCATCCTTTTGCCGTTGTTATCCCCAATAAGTCATCGGCAAGCATTTTGATTGTCACAGAACATAATGGTCGCAAGAAGGTATTGTTAGGAAAGCGCGTTAGGCATGATTGGTGGGGGAATTTCGGGGGAAAAGCAGACGACGAAGATAAGACCCTTTTGAATGCCGCCGTGCGTGAGGTTAGCGAAGAATCCATGGGACTCTATCACGTTTTGACAGATGACCTTGTGCAGGCGCCCTTCCATGATTTGATTAAAGGCGGGGATCTGCCAGACGCCTTGCATCGTATGTATTTGCTGGAGGGTCGGGATTACATAGATCCGTCCATATTCAAGACAGCGCTTAGGGGGCAAACAGATGAACATAGCCAAGAATATACCGATTTTGCCTGGGTCGATGTGGCCGATTTATTAGCGCTTGTGAAAACGTTTCAGAGTACACCAAACCAAACAGACAACGAAAATCAGTATGTTTTAAAGGATGATAAGAGAAGAGATATTTCCATTCATCACCCATTAATGGATATGTTGCGTCAAGCACCGGTTGTTGCCTGGTTGGAAGCCTTGACGAGCAATGTCAAGGTTAAGCCCAGCCATACCCAAGGAAGTATCGGGTCCACAGTTCTAAAAGACCCACGGCGCCCGTCCTGGTACCCTTCTCCGCCATTTTTTGACCCAAGGGCAGAGGAAGGGGAAAAACTGTATAATCTTATGACCAAACATCTAGATTTAATGACGCAGGTAAAGCAAAAGGGAGAGAAGATACGAGAAATCCTAAAGCCGATAGAACCTTCGACGACTTCAGCGCGCGCTTCAAGCAGTTCAGCATCTTCAATGACCTTTAAGGAAGAGGAAGCCCAAGGCAGTGCAGGATCATCGACTTCAGCAGGAGATCTAAGCAGAACTGAAACAGCCACTGATACGCATTTAAAATGGAGTTTAGAGCAAGCAGGAATAAAATACACACAGGGCAATGACCAGAAAAATATTTACTTGTTCTTAAAAGATGTAAGTACTATATCAAAAGGCTACTGTGAAGAATTTAACCCTGCCTCTGGCACGTGTGCACCGGGCACAATAAGCTACAAATGTATGCTCTTAGAAGCCGTGGCTGAAGAACGGAACATGAAGAACTGGTTCGTCTTTTATCACACTCTGCCAGGGAAAATGGCGTTTATTTATGATATTGCCACTGAATTTAGGAATGCGTTAAGGGTGATGGGGTCTTCCAATGATGCGCGCGTCAATATGCATTCCCTGCGTGTTTTAGACACCTTTTTCAAAGATCTTGCGAATGTTGATGCGTTTATAGAAGACCAGATGAAAAAGCAGAACACTGAGAACTTTAGAGAAATAGACAATTATGAAAGTAATTTTCAAGAAAACGGGCTTTCTGTCAATATTTACCTTTTTGGCAGTAAGGATTGTAATTATGAATCGACTTTTGGTATGTTGCATTCAAATTACACCATCACGCCACCTGATTATACAAAATTTTTAAGCCATTTGATTTCCCAGTTTTCTCTTACCAATACGGATAAGTATTTTGAGTTGTTTAAACGTTATTTTGGTGAAACCGATACAAATCAATTACTACAAATTTTTGTGAATCCCGACGTTGTTAATAACATGGTTTATCTGTCTGCCTTATTTGGTAGGGGTCTTTATGAAACCCCTCTAGAACAAAAACAAAAGCTCGCCCCCAGGGCCTTTTTAGAAACGTTACGTCAGGACCCAATCAAAGCCGCTAATGCCTTAATCAGCATCCCCTCTTCTTTAGGCTTTCAAACGTTACAGGCACGTATTTTCTCAAAGCCGGACATGATGGCCGATTCTGGTAAGGTGCAAATTAAACGCTATTTTAGGGTTAATCCGAAAGAGGGATATTTAAGAGAACTAAGGGCAATGGTTCGCGAAGATCTTACCCAGTGGTTACAGGCAAAACATGAGTTATCCCCAGATACTTTAGAAAACCCATCTTCAAGCGATACGACGCGACCTTTAACGTCCCTACAGAAAGTCCATCGACATATGCATCAATCATCAGGGATTACCTATGAAACAAAAACGACTGTATCGAAGTATGGTCAATTTCTGAAAACCGATAATTTAGATGGCATCAAGCAAATACTGGCACAAGATCGAAATTTTGATTTATTTAAACCTATTGCAAATGTGGATTATATGGATGATAGTATAGGTCTGCCAGACATTATTCCCCCTATCGCGTTATTTGATGACGCACCAAAAGTACTTGAATGGATGATTCAAAACCATTCGGAGAGATTAAAAAATGCAGCACTGGAAGCAATCAAAAGCACTGACGAATACGTTAAAACTTCTGCTCTAAAATTATTCCTGGACCTTGTTAACAAGAACCAAGGCTTTCTAGAAGCCCTGGCAGCAGCCTCAGAAGCAATCAAAAGCACTGACAATAAGGATAAACGTATGGGTTTTTCTTTATTCCTTGCCCTTGTTAACAAGAACCAAGGAGTCACAGAAGCCATAGCAGCAGCGTCAGAAGCAATCAAAAGCACTTACTACATGACCAACCATGCTGCTCGTGGCCTATTGGAGGCCCTTAAGCAGCGCATGAGAGTGGACACCACTGACACTAAGCTCTTAAAATCCTGATGGCTATCACCGCCACCAACCCCGGCCAGCCTTGGCCATGGCTCAACAGCTGCTGGATGCTGGCGTTAAATAAGCGACTTCTTCAGCAGCTTCCGATTTATTCCACATAAAATAATCAATCCGATCTTGAAGGGTCGCTGAGATTGGGCCATTGTTATTTAAGTCGGCTGCTTTAAGAGCTTGATGGCTTGTGATACTTGATAGCAAAGGACTTGCCTCTAAAGATAGGGGTAAATCATTAGAAGAGGGTGAGTCTGATTGAAAAATGCTGAACAATTGATTTCCACTCAGATCTACTTTTTGAAGATGAAAAAGATTTGAAATCAGGTTGGCTAATAGCTTTACGTCATGCTTTAGATGTTGCCCCATATTGTTCCCTGGCAGATTAAGGTATCTTAAATTAGATAATTTTGCCGTAGACTTAAGCAAGGCATCTAAGGCTTCTGCATTCAAAGTTCCGTTTCTAAACGTAAAATGGGTTAAAGAGGAAGGCTGTGGGGCTTCTTTAAAAAGGTGTTCGATAGCACGTGCTGTCAGAGTTACGCCGTCTTCAAAAGAAATTGATTTAAGTTTACTTTCAGTTACTAAAGCCTTTAGGGGTTTATACCTTTTTGAAAAACTTAAATTCCAACCTTTTAAAGTGACTTCTTTCAAGGTCGGAATCTTGCTCAGTGCTTTCAGGATTTTTCCGCTTTCCTTTTCGTCGTCATCATCGTTGATCTTCTGCAGTCGCCCCAATTTTATCGTTATTAAAGTCTTATTATCCTTAAGGAAATCCCCAAGAAGCTCAACAAAAGAAGACGTCATGGGATGATGACTTAAATCAAGATTCCTTAGATTGGGATTTTGGACAATAAGACAAAATTGCTTAGAAAAATCTCTTTTGGCAGCTCTGGCTTCCTTGCTTTCATCGAAAATAGTGAAAGGAAGACCTCGATGAAACGCGTATAGACGCATCTTATCCAAAAATTCATCATTACGCATGAAACTGTCATCTTTAATCAACGTAAAACTATCCGGCAAACAAGCATCCCAAGGTTGACCATTTGGATTTGCAACTGTTGATCCTTCTTTGAATTGAGATAAATATTTTGTTTCAGCGGCATCAAACTTCGATTGAAACTCTCTCTGTTTGTCGTGGATTAAACGAGCCAGAGCTTGACAAACCACAAAAGGGGCAAACGTCAATTTTTGCGCGCATACTTGAAGAGCATCCGTTCCTTCAACCCAATAGGCATTGCTGTGTTTGCGTACAGAGATTTCATTGTTATCAGATAACGTTGTATGGGTAACAACCCCAAGCGGTTTTGCACCTTCTAAGAACGGATACTTTTCTTGGGCATCTTCCAGAATTTTATTACAAAGCGCCACTTGTGCCCTTTCATTTTCTAAACTGGCACGTTTACTAACGGCTTGGTTCGGAAGAGTATGTGGATAATTTCCAGCCGGTGAAAGGTCATACTGACCTTGGTAAGAAAACCCCTCTTGGGGAATAAAAATAGTAGCAAAGCTTTTATTAAAACAAGAGACCATCCCCCCTGCCTTACCTACCAAACCAAAAAAGCTTGTATTGGAGGGCAGGTTAACACTTGTGATATCAATCAGCGCAAGGCTTCTTAGAAAGACATGTTTTATGGGTCGGGGGATATCTACTTGAACCTCAGCACTAGCGGAGAAAACTTGCCTTTTGATCAACCATTCAAGATAGGAATTATTTTCCCAAGCGGCATTTATAAGGTACCGAGCATAAATGGGAGAATGATTGGGACTTTTAACGGCAAATCCCCCCTCCGGTAAGACCTGTACATCGTCAACACCACAGCCGTAATGAACCTTAATTTTGTGACGATCCAATAGATATTCAAGGATGGCCCCTAACCCTACAGCCTGCAGTCCCCTTTCCTTGGTTCTTAAGCCGGAAGCAAAATGATGCTTGACGCCCAATTTTTCCCATTCTGCACCTTCAAGCTTATGAAAGAGCGGCAATGTCCCAAATAAAAGTTTTTCTGCGTCCTTGGACGAATCTTTAGCTTTAAGTTGTTCCACATACCGCCCATAAATCTGGTTTAACTGTTCATAATGATTAAGAAGTTCAGCTTCGCTGAGTCTTGAATCTGTTTCACCGCTTTTCAGTGATTCTGTGGCCAGTAAGAAGTCATTAAACTCAACGGGCGTTAAAACACGGTCAGTTTGAAACATCTGTCTAAACAGTGTCGCGCCAAACAAACATTGAGAGGCTGTGGTAGAATCTTTGGGATATTCGCTACCCAAATGTAATCGTGAAGCCAATTCGCTTGCTCCTTGAAGGAGAAGGCTGTTTTTTTCTATAAGACAAATCTCGCCTACTGCAAGTTTCCCTTCTTCAGATAATTTTGCTAAAAGAATGGCCGTTAATATTCCAGATATCCCGCCCCCAATGATCGCTATTTTGGGCTTTTCGTTGGTATGGGTGCGGGAATGAACTAGTTTCTTTTTTTGCTGGGGGCTTAGAGTCGATGCCAAAGGATAACGTCCTTCAAGCATCCTTTCTCCCATCTTATCCTCCACTTCGGCGGCCACTTTTAGAAAGTAAATTTCATGTTCTGTGGAAGGACTGATGGCGTTCAAGCCGCATCGATAAAAAAACGCCAGTAAAGAAACGTGGTCTTTAAACTGTGAGGTAGAAAAGTCTGCAATAAGCTTTCTAATAAGGGTAGCATCCCCTTTTACTAAAACATCACGCAATAAAGATTGGTAATATTTTAGAAGTTCAGAGTTTGAAGGCGACTTACGAGGACTATCAAACCCCAAACAATATTGAATAAAAGTCGCATAAAACTGCGCGGAAAGACTAGGGATCACTTCATAAGATTGAAGGAAATATTCCTGAGCTTTCTCAAGCATACCTCGTTGTCGAGGGTTATATGCTTCCAAGTAAGTGAACCCAGCCTCTTGCAAACTTAGGTATTTTGTTTTGGAGTCGCGTGCAGAGTTTATCGCTGATTGTCTATAGTCTTCTAATTCAATAAAATTCCTTGTGACACCATTTTTTGTTCCTCCAAACAAGGGTACCTGAGGGGTATCGTTATCTTCCAGGGCCGTTATTAAACAAGGGAATGCTTCTTGAAGGTACCTGCTTTCTTCTGGAGAACTGGCATACTCAACCAAAAGTCGAGTTAAAAATATTTTTGCCTTGGCGCCGTATTTAGATTGCACGACTGGATTTTCGACTAAAGGTCGGACCTTGTGAATAAGCCCTTGAAGGGCGTGTTTTTCTTTCCCTAGCGTCTTATAACCAAGACTACACAAAAGATAAGCATCTTCTAAATTTCCAGCCGCGGCTGAAATTTTAAGCCAATACTTTGCCTTCTTTTGATCATAAGGGAAACCACCTTTTTTGATGAGGTATGATTTTGCTATGTAATGAGCCTCTTTGTGGAATCGTTCAGGAGAAACGGCGGATAAATCTTCAAACAGTCTTACACTAAAAGGATTATTTTCGCTCCATAACTTCCAAAAAACGGGGAGCGTGTTGTCCCATTTTCCGTATCTTCGTTCTAGATCCAAAAACCTATCGGGCTTTTGTTTCGCGAAGAATAAAAAACAATTTTCGCTTTTTTGACGTTGCTTCTGTTCTTTGTAATACAGTCCCAGGGAATACCAGGCTCTGGGTGCCCCGCAAATAATGGCGTGTTTATATAAATCACTCAGGGTTAAGGGGTCTAGGTCAACGTTTCTTTGTTGGCATAATTCTTGATAGGATAATCCAACATTATATATGGAAATTGGGTTCTCAGGTTTGGCTCGTGCCAAGATATTCTGCCATTCCTGTATTTCTGAAAATTGGGATTTTAGGTTCTCTAAAAGGCGTTCCCAAGGCTGGGGAAGTGGTTCCGCTGCATCAATGATTGTCATTAAAGAAGTCACCTGATCGGCAGCAATACAGGGCCGCATAAAACAGATCAGCTGCAATGTCAGAAAAACGACAATCGCAAAAGGATTTTTACAACCTTGCATAATAGTCATACCTTAAAGAAAGTTTCTTCTTAATTAAAGGTCATTATCTATAGTCCTTGATCTTCTTTTTCTTCTTTTTCATCAATAAGCATTGGAGAATCTGCCCCAGACGATATGGTTCTTCCAAAGGGAGGAAACTCTAAGATTGTTCCAGTTGGTGGTTGTGAAGATCCATTAGGCGTCCCCCGACCGCAGGGAGTTGATGGCCGCGAATCATTTACATAAACAGCTGGATCACAGGAGTAAGGAGATGAAGGGGATGCTGCACCAGACTGTCCTAGTCTGTTCGGGCTGGTGGATCTTACTATCGGACTGCCAGGGAGACTTGGGCTTTTCGACCGACCTGCGATATTATGAGGTCTAGTGCCGGGTGGTATATTGGTAATAGCTACCAAGAATAAGGAAGGATTATTGTGTGTAGGTGGTATACCTCTCGTCGCGGTGATTATTGAGACATCACCAACCAGATGAACGGTAGAGGATGGGGTACTGCTTGTTGTAACCGGCTGTAGTTCCTCACCACCTGGATCAGGAGCTAAAATAATAGCCATCGGCTGAGCTATCAAGCCATTATTAACACCACTGTCCGCGGGCGTACTATTTGTTCTTCTGGGGGCACCCAAGCGCCCTTCTTCATGTGATAGAGGGATATGAGGCATAACTGAAGCATAATTTTTCCTACCCTGGAATGCAAATCGGGCCCACGCGCTGGTCACGGTTGCTTGTGGGCCATTCATTGCTTTCAGGGAGTTGTTCGTAAAAAAAACAAAAGCGATTAGGATCAAATATATCATTTTGAAAGTCCTTCAGGACGGAATTAGATGGCCACAATATACGACTATTTTCTTGCATATTCATTAAAAATCTTTAACCTATTTTAGGAAATAAAATGAGAAATATAATATCTCTATAGAACGTCGTTTCAAAAATAATTTTTCAAAATAACAGTTTAGCGTAGCTTTAACGTGGATAAGCCAGCTAGGGCCAAGATGGTCGCAATGATCCAAAATCGAATCACAATAGTGGGTTCTGCCCACCCTTTTTTCTCAAAATGATGATGGATGGGTGCCATCAAAAAAATGCGTTTTCCGGTCAATTTAAAATATCCCACTTGCAAGATAACCGACACCGCCTCTAATACAAACAGGCCGCCGACAATGGCCAAAACAATTTCGTGCTTGGTAATAACAGCCACCACACCTAAGGCCCCCCCGGCTGCTAATGAACCTGTATCCCCCATAAAAACTTTGGCGGGGGGTGCGTTGAACCATAAAAACCCCAGCCCCGCACCAATAATAGAGCCTAAGAAAACAGTCAACTCGCCCGCATGATTAATGTGATGCAATTGCAAATAATGTGAGAAAACGGCATTCCCCACCAAATAGCTGATCAGTCCAAAACAAGCCGCCGCAATCATCACAGGCACAATCGCCAGCCCATCTAAGCCATCGGTTAGGTTGACTGCATTTGATGAACCTACAATCACACAAATCGCCCAGGGGTAATACAAAAGCCCCAGGTTTAAGACATACTCTTTTGCAAAAGGAAATGTCACGCAGTGCACCAATTTCTGGTTTGTGGCTTTTGTAATATAATAAACGGTAATCAATGACAAAGTTATTTGCACAAGCAACTTCATCTTTCCTGCCAGTCCTTTGGAACTGCGTTTAGTCAATTTCAAAAAATCGTCATACGCGCCTAAGGCGCCAAATCCAAGAGTCACCATAAGGGCGACCCAGACAAAGCTATTGGACCAGTCGGCCCATAAAACTGTGCTGAGGGCAATGGCCAGCAAAATAAGACATCCACCCATGGTTGGTGTGCCTTTTTTTGTGATGAGATGGGTCTCAGGACCGTTTTCGCGAATCGGTTGCCCCTCTTTTTGTTTGCTTTTTAACCAATTAATAATCGGCTTTCCACAGACAAAACTGATGATCAAGGCTGTTACAATCGCGCCGCCGGTACGAAAAGTAATATAACGAAAAAGATTCAAAAATGTGAAACGTTCAGCCAGAGGATAAAGCAGGTGATACAGCATTGATTTATCCTTTAAGCAACCTCAAGCCGCGCTGACAAAATATCTTGATGAAGCGCCAACAATCGATGAACCAAGATCGATACTTTGGTGCTTTTAGATCCTTTGATAAAAACAACGTCTCCATCTTGCAATGAATCTAACAATGGTTGCCAAAGGTCTGCGGCTTGCTCACTGAATCCGGCTTGCTGTTCAGGCGGCAATGCATCCAACAACAGTTTCATATCGCCCGCGCACGCAAATAACAGGTCTATATTTGCTTTTTGCAAGAAAGGTAAAAGATCTTTATGAAAGTTTGCACTTTCATCGCCTAATTCCCGCATTTCCCCTAAAACCGCAATACGTCTGCCACCCGGCAACTGCGTTAAAGCCGTTAACCCTGCTTGCATGGAACTGGGTTGAGCGTTATAGGCATCGTCAATCAGAGTAATTGTTTTCTCTGGTGCTATGCAAACCGTATGCTTTTGTCCCCTGCCCCCAATTGGTTTCAAGCTCTCAACTTCCTTCACCACTTTATTTAAATCAAGCCCCAAACAATTGGCTGTTGCCAACACCATAAGGCTGTTCATAACGTAGTGATCGCCAACCAAAGATAATTTGTATTGAACAGGGTTTCCATTAACATGGGCTTCAACAAGGGTTGTGTCTGTTTTAGAGTCATACTCATGGCGAACCAGATGAACGTCAGAACCTTGTTTTTGACCCACTTTAACAATTTTGCCAGCACCAAGGTTAGTTGCTGCCTGTGACAAAAAACCAAAATACGCATCGTCATAATTCAAAATGGCCGTACCACCCTGTTTTAATCCCGCAAAAATTGTCGCCTTTTCGGCCGCAATTTTATCCAGGGTCTTTAAATGCCCGATGTGAGATTCGGCTATGGTCGTAATGATCGCAATATCTGGTTGTACAAGGCACGCAAGCGGCTTAATTTCACCCTCATGATTCATGCCTATTTCAAAAACACCAAAGGCCGTATCTTCGTTTAAGGAAGCTAAGCTTAACGGAACGCCAAAGTGATTATTATAGCTTGCCGGCGAATAAACCGTTGATCCAAATGATCCTAAGATTTGGGCCAACCATTCCTTGGTTGTGGTTTTGCCAGCGCTGCCCGTAATGGCGACAACCTTGGCTTTTGATCGCGCACGACTATATGCGGCCAATTGCCTTAAAGCTTGCAATGTATCGGGCACCACAAAATAGGTATGGTTTTTTAAAAAATCAGGGGGTGATTGGCTGATGATAAAGGCGGCGGCTCCCTTGTTAAGGGCGGCTTGCAAAAACTCGTGTCCATCAAAACTGTCACCTTGAACAGCAACAAAAATTTCACCTGGTTTTAAAGTTCGGCTATCAATCGATATTCCTGTTGCTTCAAACTCAATCTGCCCTGTGCTAACAAGGTCAAGAGCTTGCATTATATCTGTAACGCCCCACTTAGACATTCACACATTCCTTTAAAAAGGTTTCTACTTCAATTTGGTCATCAAACGGATACGTTACATTACCGACGATTTGGCCGGTTTCATGCCCCTTGCCCGCAATTAATACTATATCACCTTCCTTTAATTGCGCAATTGCTGAACGAATAGCTTGGCGTCGATCGGCAATTTCCGTGGCAATAGGACAGGCTGCTAAAATTTGTTGGCGGATAAACGTCGGGTCTTCATAACGGGGATTATCATCGGTGACTATCACCTGATCAGCATATTCACAGGCGATTGCCCCCATTTGTGGTCGTTTCAAGGCATCGCGGTTTCCTCCGCAACCAAACACAACCCACAGCCGCCCTTTAACGTGCGGACGCAGGTTTTGTAACACTGTTTTCAAGGCATCGGGGGTGTGGGCATAATCCACGAAGACAGAACCATTGTTATGGTCGCCAACCCATTGCATGCGACCTTTGACTGCTTGTAACGAAGGCAAAGCATTAATTAAATCATCAACGGGGGCACAGGTTGACAATGCCAATCCCAACGCACACAGCAAGTTTTCCAATTGGAAGCGACCGACTAAGTTGACACGTTGATTGTGATAAACCTGACCCATAAGGTTCAAATCAAATTCAAGAAAACCCGGGTGTTGAGTAATTCGCTGTATTGCCAAATCGGCTGGCTGAGTCAGACTGTACGTTATGATTTTTTGCGATCGTTGGTGACACAGCGTTTGCAATTGCTCGAAAAATGCACAATCTTTGTTAAGCACTGCTATCGCCCCTTGGGGCAAGACTTCAGTAAATAATTTGGCCTTGGCCAAAAAGTAATTTTCCATCGTGTGATGGTAATCAAGATGATCTTGAGTCAGGTTTGTAAAACCAGCTGCCTTTAAATCAACCGCATGAAGGCGATATTGATCAAGACCATGGCTAGATGCCTCGAACGCCAAATGACTAACATGCACGCCGCCCAAACGATCAAGCGTTTTATGAAGGGAAATGGAGTCAAGGGTCGTTAAAGAGGGCACCTGTAAATCAATCGCCTGATTGGAAATCAGACCAAGCGTGCCTAAACTGGCCGCCTTATGGCCGCACCCCTCCCACAGCTGACGTATTAAATGCACCACGGAACTTTTTCCATTAGTCCCCGTCACGGCAACGGTATTTTCGGGTTGAAGGGGATAGAACGCCTTGGCTAACTTGGCCAACATTAGTCGTGGGTTGAGGGTGGGGATGATTTTGATGACATTGGAATTGTGCCCCCTATCATTCGCTACAACAACAGCGCTGGCGCCTTTGTCAATGGCTTGCTGGATATGATCGTCTACGCTTGCACAGGGGATGGCCACGAATATATTGCCCGGTTGAACCTGGCGGGAATCGCAGGCGACGCCATTTCCTAATTGGGCAATTTCTTCAGCTGTCAATCGTTTCCACCATTTGTATGTTTGACTGATGTCCAGCCTGGCGCTGTGGTTTCTTCTTCGTCCTCCTCAGCTGGTTGAACACCCAAAATTGGCGCCATTCTTGCGACCATTTTGCCCGCTGTGGGTGCTGCATTCCAACCGGCGGCGGCAAAACCATAGGTTGTTTTGGTGGGTTGAGGGTCATCCAGTACAACCAAAAACACATAACGGGGGTTATCATACGGGAATCCACCAACGCACGAGTTCGTGCGGGTTTTAACAGCGCCATAATTTCCATGCTTTGCTTGATAGGCTGTTCCTGTTTTGGCAAAAACTTTAAACTTGCCTTGGTCAGCCCTTTTCCCGGGCCCTTCCTTGGCATTGATACGCATAAACGTGCGAATGGTCTGGGATGTTTTTTCTGAAACGATAGGATCAGACGATGGCGGGATTTCTGAAAGTTTGTCCTTATAAATCAACGTAGGCTTGGGCCGGTGACCATTATTAATAACGCCAGCGATCGTGGTTAAGGCCTGCAGGGGGGTGACTGAAACACCATAACCATAAGAAACTGTCATGGTGGTTGCCGACGACCACGCAACGGGAACAAGCGGTTGTCCAATCTCAGGAACCTCAACCGTTGTGGGTTTAAAGATGCCAAACTTATCCATGTACATTTTTTGAGTTTGGGTGCCAAATTGTTGGGCCATTTTGATGGCAGCAATGTTTGACGAATAAATAAACGCCTCTGCCAGGCTTAATTCGCGATTTTTCCCTCTGAAATCAGTCACCGTAAAACGGCCAATTTTTACACCACTTGTGGCATCGTAAACACTTCTCAACGATGCCGTTCCACTTTCCAAAGCAATAGCAACATTCAAAACTTTAAAGATTGAGCCGGGTTCATAAACACCCAGGGTGTTTCGATTGAAAGTTGCTTTTTGATCATTTTGGTTGGGCAGATTCGGATCAAAATCAGGCAATGACACCATAGCCACAACTTCCCCCGTTTTTAAATCCATAACCATGGCGTTTCCACCCACTGCCCTGAATTCAGAAATAGCCTTTGTTAATTCGTCATGAACAATATGCTGAATGCGGACATCAACTGACAGTTTTAAAGCTGACTTATCGTTTTGCAATTTAACATCAAAAAATTTCTCAACGCCTGACAATCCATTATTGTCAATGCCGCAATAGCCCAACACATGACTGACCAGTTGCCCATATGGATAAACGCGTTTGTAATCTTTCTTCAAATAAACACCAGGCACGCCAAGATGATTAATTTCCTGCTGTAGCTTAGGTGGAACATGGCGAGCCAGCCAGATGAATCCTTTTTGAGACGTCAGGCGTTGCAATAAGACGGTGTAACCTACATGAGGCAACAACTTTGATAATTTCAAAGCCGCTTCACGGGGATTCAAAATAACTTTTGGATTTGCAT contains:
- a CDS encoding FAD-dependent oxidoreductase; protein product: MQGCKNPFAIVVFLTLQLICFMRPCIAADQVTSLMTIIDAAEPLPQPWERLLENLKSQFSEIQEWQNILARAKPENPISIYNVGLSYQELCQQRNVDLDPLTLSDLYKHAIICGAPRAWYSLGLYYKEQKQRQKSENCFLFFAKQKPDRFLDLERRYGKWDNTLPVFWKLWSENNPFSVRLFEDLSAVSPERFHKEAHYIAKSYLIKKGGFPYDQKKAKYWLKISAAAGNLEDAYLLCSLGYKTLGKEKHALQGLIHKVRPLVENPVVQSKYGAKAKIFLTRLLVEYASSPEESRYLQEAFPCLITALEDNDTPQVPLFGGTKNGVTRNFIELEDYRQSAINSARDSKTKYLSLQEAGFTYLEAYNPRQRGMLEKAQEYFLQSYEVIPSLSAQFYATFIQYCLGFDSPRKSPSNSELLKYYQSLLRDVLVKGDATLIRKLIADFSTSQFKDHVSLLAFFYRCGLNAISPSTEHEIYFLKVAAEVEDKMGERMLEGRYPLASTLSPQQKKKLVHSRTHTNEKPKIAIIGGGISGILTAILLAKLSEEGKLAVGEICLIEKNSLLLQGASELASRLHLGSEYPKDSTTASQCLFGATLFRQMFQTDRVLTPVEFNDFLLATESLKSGETDSRLSEAELLNHYEQLNQIYGRYVEQLKAKDSSKDAEKLLFGTLPLFHKLEGAEWEKLGVKHHFASGLRTKERGLQAVGLGAILEYLLDRHKIKVHYGCGVDDVQVLPEGGFAVKSPNHSPIYARYLINAAWENNSYLEWLIKRQVFSASAEVQVDIPRPIKHVFLRSLALIDITSVNLPSNTSFFGLVGKAGGMVSCFNKSFATIFIPQEGFSYQGQYDLSPAGNYPHTLPNQAVSKRASLENERAQVALCNKILEDAQEKYPFLEGAKPLGVVTHTTLSDNNEISVRKHSNAYWVEGTDALQVCAQKLTFAPFVVCQALARLIHDKQREFQSKFDAAETKYLSQFKEGSTVANPNGQPWDACLPDSFTLIKDDSFMRNDEFLDKMRLYAFHRGLPFTIFDESKEARAAKRDFSKQFCLIVQNPNLRNLDLSHHPMTSSFVELLGDFLKDNKTLITIKLGRLQKINDDDDEKESGKILKALSKIPTLKEVTLKGWNLSFSKRYKPLKALVTESKLKSISFEDGVTLTARAIEHLFKEAPQPSSLTHFTFRNGTLNAEALDALLKSTAKLSNLRYLNLPGNNMGQHLKHDVKLLANLISNLFHLQKVDLSGNQLFSIFQSDSPSSNDLPLSLEASPLLSSITSHQALKAADLNNNGPISATLQDRIDYFMWNKSEAAEEVAYLTPASSSC
- a CDS encoding NUDIX hydrolase, whose amino-acid sequence is MPGEALGIRNQADVAKGFVVDAFMANWDLVVEGKNLWLSGGKIYRMDNGGALRYRAMGAFKTLTGYDFSSALSDLYTLRGQRYPLDPTLDINTYGQQFYGTLTQPEILRQIEKLVALKDVILKTADKYNQLLGSIKDYPKLISNLVTRLNSLKSYHYDQAIPVNQYRQAHPFAVVIPNKSSASILIVTEHNGRKKVLLGKRVRHDWWGNFGGKADDEDKTLLNAAVREVSEESMGLYHVLTDDLVQAPFHDLIKGGDLPDALHRMYLLEGRDYIDPSIFKTALRGQTDEHSQEYTDFAWVDVADLLALVKTFQSTPNQTDNENQYVLKDDKRRDISIHHPLMDMLRQAPVVAWLEALTSNVKVKPSHTQGSIGSTVLKDPRRPSWYPSPPFFDPRAEEGEKLYNLMTKHLDLMTQVKQKGEKIREILKPIEPSTTSARASSSSASSMTFKEEEAQGSAGSSTSAGDLSRTETATDTHLKWSLEQAGIKYTQGNDQKNIYLFLKDVSTISKGYCEEFNPASGTCAPGTISYKCMLLEAVAEERNMKNWFVFYHTLPGKMAFIYDIATEFRNALRVMGSSNDARVNMHSLRVLDTFFKDLANVDAFIEDQMKKQNTENFREIDNYESNFQENGLSVNIYLFGSKDCNYESTFGMLHSNYTITPPDYTKFLSHLISQFSLTNTDKYFELFKRYFGETDTNQLLQIFVNPDVVNNMVYLSALFGRGLYETPLEQKQKLAPRAFLETLRQDPIKAANALISIPSSLGFQTLQARIFSKPDMMADSGKVQIKRYFRVNPKEGYLRELRAMVREDLTQWLQAKHELSPDTLENPSSSDTTRPLTSLQKVHRHMHQSSGITYETKTTVSKYGQFLKTDNLDGIKQILAQDRNFDLFKPIANVDYMDDSIGLPDIIPPIALFDDAPKVLEWMIQNHSERLKNAALEAIKSTDEYVKTSALKLFLDLVNKNQGFLEALAAASEAIKSTDNKDKRMGFSLFLALVNKNQGVTEAIAAASEAIKSTYYMTNHAARGLLEALKQRMRVDTTDTKLLKS